One window of the Podospora pseudopauciseta strain CBS 411.78 chromosome 4, whole genome shotgun sequence genome contains the following:
- a CDS encoding hypothetical protein (SMCOG1042:O-methyltransferase; COG:S; EggNog:ENOG503NVCR; antiSMASH:Cluster_4), which translates to MANDLEHGSQLTFSSTYSTTIQDTYQQSTMDAAIENIKQLASEAGHSARQPIILALTKLIYSLETPDDTVQRIGGLPLQTSVALTAVDLGLFRLLVEAEAGSTGSLTLAELAAKTGAEAALLLRLLRYLASIGLVDQVSKDAFKANHGSRNMTAKVAESGLRHYFYTCCPEYFALPDHLKRTGYKNANDETQTAWHDAFKTDKGPFTWFADKPDNMSYFNDYMAFRRGPELGWLSVYPVREQVPESWPADRPLYVNIGGNIGHQCAEFRDKFPADVLPGRVILQDLPHSIAAALATPGVENTVHDFFKPQPVRGAKFYFLRGVFHNHPDHKVKLLLKQTMDAMTEESIMLIDEIIPPAIGTGLDAAAHDITMLAAFAGAERSEEQWKGLFGEVGLRLVRTYVYNEASYESVMDVRLL; encoded by the coding sequence ATGGCCAACGACCTCGAGCATGGAAGTCAATTAACGTTCTCATCTACCTACTCAACAACCATCCAAGATACCTACCAGCAGTCAACAATGGACGCAGCCATTGAGAACATCAAACAGCTCGCCAGCGAGGCAGGCCACAGTGCCCGACAGCCAATCATTCTTGCTCTGACCAAGCTCATATACTCTCTGGAGACTCCTGATGACACAGTCCAGCGTATTGGAGGTCTTCCTCTTCAGACATCTGTTGCCCTCACGGCCGTTGACCTGGGCCTCTTCCGGCTCCTTGTTGAAGCCGAAGCAGGGTCCACAGGGTCCCTGACTTTGGCCGAGCTTGCGGCAAAGACGGGCGCTGAGGCGGCACTTCTACTCCGACTTCTTCGCTATCTTGCCTCCATCGGACTCGTCGACCAGGTGTCAAAGGACGCTTTCAAGGCAAACCATGGCTCCAGAAACATGACAGCCAAGGTGGCCGAATCGGGTCTGAGGCATTACTTCTACACCTGCTGCCCCGAGTATTTCGCCCTCCCGGACCATCTCAAGCGCACGGGCTACAAAAACGCCAACGACGAGACGCAAACGGCCTGGCACGATGCCTTCAAGACCGACAAGGGCCCCTTCACTTGGTTCGCCGACAAACCGGACAACATGTCCTACTTCAACGACTACATGGCCTTCCGCCGCGGGCCCGAGCTCGGCTGGCTCTCCGTCTACCCGGTCCGCGAGCAAGTCCCCGAGTCCTGGCCGGCAGACCGGCCGCTCTACGTCAACATCGGCGGCAACATCGGGCACCAGTGCGCCGAGTTCCGCGACAAGTTCCCGGCCGATGTCCTCCCCGGCCGGGTCATCCTGCAGGACCTTCCGCACTCCATCGCGGCCGCCCTTGCGACGCCCGGTGTCGAAAATACGGTCCATGACTTTTTCAAGCCGCAGCCCGTCAGGGGGGCcaagttttattttttgcGGGGCGTGTTCCACAACCACCCGGACCACAAGGtcaagctgctgctgaagcAGACAATGGACGCGATGACGGAGGAGTCGATCATGTTAATTGACGAGATCATCCCCCCTGCGATCGGCACAGGGCTGGACGCGGCAGCTCATGATATCACGATGCTTGCGGCGTTTGCTGGTGCCGAGAGGTCCGAGGAGCAGTGGAAGGGGctgtttggggaggttgggctGCGGTTGGTCAGGACATATGTGTACAATGAAGCTAGTTATGAGAGCGTGATGGATGTTCGGTTGCTTTGA
- a CDS encoding hypothetical protein (SMCOG1199:NmrA family protein; COG:S; EggNog:ENOG503PAIR; antiSMASH:Cluster_4): protein MSSWPITATATHAWCLPARMQGNRAEPRHPLYLPTAFLSGYKIAWKGTWVRGVCVSERWPLFGKAGMHQRGTLISQPSCGRVQAPPRWLVFLLTAYRLTWKLTYGIECNQPAICCSQWKNRTQYLGHSCSRHNAYLPFTSCTMASQKHSVFVSGVTGNIGGAVAKLLREQHGWDVKSTVRDPDSPGAKALAALGVQLLPGSWDDIPSLVDAMSGIDKLFVCTATHVEDPGLEQVHAVNIVRAAQSVGSIKQVVICTSVGVFSHQEGDKAQHSTFFDKVMTAKRAGERAVTEDSPWKWTILRPAIFMTNFLAPQVDYFSPGFRASGVWRSTMTSETPLALVLPEDIAKIAVAVFGQDEKYHGRVLGIAGDVLTVEDALAQLGGKTKRSYTPYYMSDDEIEEQKESLCFTVAEKSLRHMADNIDLDELRSMADLTSFKGFLEKQEELVKLAYSG from the coding sequence ATGTCATCGTGGCCGATTACAGCGACCGCTACCCATGCATGGTGCTTACCAGCGAGAATGCAAGGTAACCGTGCTGAACCGCGCCACCCACTCTATCTACCGACGGCGTTTCTATCAGGGTACAAAATCGCCTGGAAAGGTACTTGGGTgaggggtgtgtgtgtttcAGAGCGATGGCCTTTGTTTGGTAAGGCTGGGATGCACCAACGGGGCACCCTGATAAGCCAACCATCATGCGGTAGAGTCCAGGCCCCTCCTCGGTGGTTAGTGTTCCTCCTAACCGCATATCGATTAACCTGGAAGCTTACCTACGGTATTGAATGCAACCAACCCGCTATATGTTGTAGTCAGTGGAAAAACAGAACACAATACCTCGGGCACTCTTGTTCTAGACACAACGCATACCTACCCTTTACAAGCTGCACCATGGCATCACAGAAACATTCCGTTTTTGTTTCCGGCGTCACCGGCAATATTGGAGGCGCTGTGGCAAAACTGCTGCGAGAACAGCATGGATGGGACGTCAAGTCCACAGTTCGCGATCCCGATTCTCCTGGAGCAAAGGCTCTGGCAGCCCTTGGTGTGCAACTTCTTCCAGGCAGCTGGGACGATATTCCCTCTTTGGTGGATGCCATGTCTGGCATCGACAAGTTGTTTGTCTGCACAGCCACACACGTTGAGGATCCAGGCCTGGAGCAGGTCCACGCCGTCAATATTGTGCGCGCTGCTCAGTCCGTCGGCAGCATCAAGCAGGTTGTCATATGTACATCGGTCGGTGTCTTCTCTCACCAGGAGGGGGACAAGGCGCAGCACAGCACATTCTTCGACAAGGTCATGACGGCAAAGAGGGCCGGCGAGCGAGCAGTCACCGAAGACTCTCCCTGGAAGTGGACGATACTTCGTCCAGCCATCTTCATGACCAATTTCCTCGCCCCTCAGGTCGACTATTTCAGTCCAGGATTCCGGGCATCGGGTGTTTGGCGAAGCACCATGACATCGGAAACACCACTTGCCCTTGTCCTCCCCGAAGATATTGCCAAGATTGCCGTCGCAGTGTTTGGGCAAGACGAAAAGTATCATGGCCGAGTCTTGGGTATTGCGGGCGACGTGCTCACGGTGGAGGACGCGTTGGCCCAGCTGGGGGGCAAAACAAAGCGGTCTTACACGCCATATTACATGTCAGATGATGAGATtgaggagcagaaggagtCCCTGTGTTTTACCGTTGCTGAAAAGTCTTTGCGTCACATGGCCGATAACATTGACCTTGATGAGTTAAGGTCCATGGCCGACCTGACTAGCTTCAAGGGATTTTTGGAGAAGCAAGAGGAGCTGGTGAAGCTCGCCTATAGCGGCTAG
- a CDS encoding hypothetical protein (SMCOG1034:cytochrome P450; EggNog:ENOG50KOG0157; COG:Q; antiSMASH:Cluster_4), which translates to MMVPFPVSSPATVLFCLIAVLVISRVVSNRKLRTKRENIVTIGVNIKNNTNGIISQTSALLRSLTSTSEWARNGYQRFSKTPIQRAFALPSMWTGSDVVVLPPALLASVLNRPEAELAAHHAQLDTIQLPYMMSDSDVYNNPIQYDVIRRTMSRQHVGSLAATTAKELQNAFSTYWSAPVKHDRDWATLDNWEACGKVFTRVAMLSLVGSPLGHDERLLDWARKYASSVITGTAFINCLPPGWIRSSAGPLFGIQARYYQSRCLRIMGPVIQERIWKLQSGAGQDVDDFLQSTILRCSRTGDPRQMDPQRIALRLLGLATMSIMGMVYVFTHCVADVYGMPDRKREELLAALEAECKREARPDEGVTFSLLDSTLNESMRLNNISVTSLARDVAVDSLHIPGVEKAGGDAGGISYTLPRGSRIVFPTQEMHRDEGVYGRNPEEFDPFRFYREFQTEGGRFDDMCKGLLVFGYGKHACPGRHYAMQTLRQTLAYLVLNYDVALVGPVDADGGHALRGKRQTLLNVNVPNVDLKIRVRRKR; encoded by the coding sequence ATGATGGTGCCATTTCCAGTATCCTCGCCGGCTACGGTTCTATTCTGCTTGATAGCTGTTCTGGTTATCTCACGGGTGGTCTCGAACCGAAAGCTACGAACCAAGCGAGAGAACATCGTGACGATCGGTGTCAACAtcaaaaacaacacaaaTGGCATCATTAGCCAGACGTCAGCGCTTCTTCGCTCTCTCACTTCAACATCAGAGTGGGCTCGGAATGGGTACCAACGCTTTTCAAAGACCCCTATTCAGAGGGCCTTTGCACTACCCAGCATGTGGACGGGATCTGACGTGGTGGTGCTGCCTCCGGCTCTGCTCGCATCTGTTCTCAACCGACCAGAGGCCGAGCTTGCCGCACATCACGCCCAGCTCGACACGATTCAGCTGCCGTACATGATGAGCGACTCGGATGTCTACAACAATCCAATCCAGTATGACGTTATCCGCCGGACCATGTCCCGCCAGCATGTTGGTTCACTTGCGGCAACAACGGCAAAGGAGTTGCAGAATGCCTTTTCGACCTACTGGTCCGCCCCAGTCAAGCATGACCGGGACTGGGCAACACTTGACAACTGGGAGGCTTGTGGTAAAGTTTTCACCCGTGTAGCCATGCTATCACTCGTCGGCTCTCCGCTCGGTCATGACGAGAGGTTACTCGACTGGGCCCGCAAATATGCCAGCTCGGTGATTACCGGTACCGCCTTTATCAACTGCCTCCCTCCGGGCTGGATTCGATCAAGTGCAGGGCCCTTGTTTGGGATCCAAGCAAGGTACTACCAGTCTCGCTGCCTCCGAATAATGGGTCCCGTCATACAGGAGAGGATCTGGAAGCTCCAGAGTGGTGCCGGGCAGGATGTGGATGACTTCCTCCAGTCGACCATCCTGCGTTGCTCTCGAACGGGAGATCCCCGGCAGATGGACCCCCAGCGCATCGCTCTTAGGCTCCTCGGCCTGGCCACCATGTCCATCATGGGCATGGTGTACGTTTTCACGCACTGCGTTGCTGATGTGTACGGAATGCCTGACCGCAAGCGAGAAGAGCTGCTCGCCGCGCTCGAGGCGGAATGCAAGCGGGAAGCCAGGCCAGACGAAGGTGTCACGTTTTCTCTTCTCGACTCAACCTTGAACGAGTCCATGCGTCTCAACAATATCAGCGTCACCAGTTTGGCACGGGATGTGGCCGTTGATAGCCTTCATATCCCGGGTGTTGAAAAGgcgggtggtgatgctggcggTATTTCCTACACGTTGCCACGCGGTTCCCGCATCGTCTTTCCAACACAGGAGATGCATagggatgagggggtgtATGGGCGTAACCCGGAGGAGTTTGATCCCTTCCGGTTCTATCGAGAGTTTCAGAcagaaggggggagattCGATGATATGTGTAAGGGTCTGCTGGTGTTTGGGTATGGAAAGCACGCCTGTCCAGGCAGGCACTACGCTATGCAGACGCTGAGGCAGACTCTGGCATATCTGGTGCTCAATTACGATGTTGCGTTGGTTGGCCCAGTCGATGCTGATGGGGGGCATGCCTTGAGAGGGAAGAGGCAAACGCTGTTGAACGTGAACGTGCCCAACGTAGATCTCAAGATCCGCGTCAGGCGCAAGAGATAG
- a CDS encoding hypothetical protein (COG:S; EggNog:ENOG503P6CW; antiSMASH:Cluster_4) — protein sequence MSSPLREQIITTAKAWVKAHNDRDAQAIKSLASPDFTAHFHPASLPPQGDKDAEGYAAFQAQAFPLFATYHAELVDTVVDETQLKAVVYLNSNGTAAVPGVTEPYKNQYVHKLTLTEDAKLVRVFDSFVDSAGMLGFMGKVFAATGGAPEGGK from the coding sequence atgTCATCCCCCCTCCGCGAGCAAATCATCACCACAGCCAAAGCCTGGGTAAAGGCTCATAACGACCGTGACGCCCAGGCCATCAAgtccctcgcctcccccgaCTTCACCGCCCACTTCCATCCTGCCTCGCTCCCTCCCCAGGGCGACAAAGACGCAGAAGGGTACGCCGCCTTCCAGGCCCAGGCCTTCCCTCTCTTCGCGACTTACCACGCCGAGCTCGTCGACACTGTGGTTGACGAGACCCAGCTCAAGGCGGTGGTCTacctcaacagcaacggcaCCGCAGCCGTGCCCGGTGTCACCGAGCCGTACAAGAACCAGTATGTGCACAAGCTGACCTTGACCGAGGACGCCaagttggtgagggtgtttgATTCTTTTGTTGATAGCGCGGGGATGTTGGGTTTTATGGGGAAGGTGTTTGCTGCCACTGGGGGGGCGCCTGAGGGTGGGAAGTAA
- a CDS encoding hypothetical protein (EggNog:ENOG503PAT8; antiSMASH:Cluster_4) translates to MSDSVPTGPPQFPPPIDPDDPGRGPLVMGLNYGFTIVAMMAVALRFYVRRKVGNRAWGWDDWLMLVAVIFQVVCECLFALSFKHGFGKHDYSIQKPDQFVEIMKWAWIAQGFGQVTSIVARLSITISLITLFGVHRWFKWFLVVLTTVQTMLGAAMLVLSYAQVRPLEALWNVFMDPAKVWRLDTKYFINLGYLTQSVYTFSDVAYVVIPVAIIWRLNMTLHRRLGLIALLAAMLFTAAMSILKTYTIHWQGDPTITDPLYRNSLQVLYANLEQTSVIIMGCVPSLRAIVNVELPFGLSRLGQSVASLLGSRRSATSKGSGLSFQKGTGSGGSGGVSSKLKSFGSSTVASRYDHDATYAGGVYQDLELGTHSLGNHDRFGTKVPVVMSVSHNVGSPGAPTPPSSGGHHGGSTDHLVPPGGGNYVVRTDQFSVQESYQGPGKAQ, encoded by the coding sequence ATGTCCGACTCTGTACCAACCGGCCCCCCTCAGTTCCCCCCGCCCATCGACCCGGATGATCCCGGCCGTGGCCCGCTGGTCATGGGCCTCAACTACGGCTTTACCATTGTGGCCATGATGGCCGTCGCCCTCCGCTTCTACGTGCGCAGGAAGGTTGGGAACCGGGCATGGGGGTGGGACGACTGGCTGATGCTGGTCGCCGTCATCTTCCAGGTCGTCTGCGAGTGCCTGTTTGCACTGTCGTTCAAGCACGGCTTCGGTAAGCATGACTACAGCATCCAGAAGCCAGACCAGTTTGTCGAGATCATGAAGTGGGCCTGGATTGCCCAGGGGTTCGGTCAGGTCACGTCGATCGTGGCGCGCCTGTCCATCACCATTTCGCTCATCACCCTCTTTGGCGTCCACCGATGGTTCAAGTGGTTCCTGGTTGTGCTCACCACAGTGCAAACCATGCTTGGCGCCGCCATGCTCGTTCTTTCGTACGCTCAGGTGCGCCCGCTGGAGGCCCTGTGGAATGTGTTTATGGACCCTGCCAAGGTCTGGCGCCTCGACACAAAATACTTTATCAACCTCGGCTACCTCACACAGTCTGTGTACACCTTTTCCGACGTGGCTTATGTCGTCATCCCGGTCGCCATCATCTGGCGGCTCAACATGACACTGCACCGCCGGCTGGGCCTGATCGCCCTCCTGGCCGCCATGCTCTTCACCGCCGCCATGTCCATCCTCAAGACCTACACCATCCACTGGCAGGGAGACCCGACCATCACGGATCCGCTCTACCGCAACAGTTTGCAGGTGCTATATGCCAACCTCGAGCAGACCagcgtcatcatcatgggtTGCGTCCCGTCCCTGCGCGCCATTGTCAACGTTGAATTGCCGTTTGGGCTGTCCCGCCTCGGCCAGTCGGTGGCCAGTTTGCTGGGAAGCCGACGGTCGGCCACAAGCAAGGGCAGCGGCTTGTCCTTCCAGAAAGGGACCGGgagcggcggcagcgggggGGTCAGCTCCAAACTCAAATCATTTGGCTCGTCGACGGTGGCGTCGAGGTATGATCATGACGCGACGTATGCCGGGGGCGTCTACCAGGATCTGGAACTCGGAACGCACAGTCTCGGGAACCATGACAGGTTCGGCACCAAGGTCCCGGTGGTCATGTCTGTCAGCCACAATGTTGGCAGCCCCGGGGCTCCAACGCCCCCTTCCAGCGGAGGGCATCATGGAGGCAGCACCGATCATCTTGTGCCGCCGGGTGGTGGGAACTACGTTGTGCGGACAGATCAGTTTTCGGTTCAGGAGTCATATCAAGGTCCAGGAAAGGCGCAGTGA
- a CDS encoding putative NRPS-like protein biosynthetic cluster (COG:I; EggNog:ENOG503PA5J; antiSMASH:Cluster_4; SMCOG1002:AMP-dependent synthetase and ligase), translated as MKPSPHHTGIATLEDLLQSRARSSPCQRLLFYAPGNPSTPTDISYAHLLALATSNSRAVRALPSFREQKPILLHLDNHQDTILWFWSIRMARGLPVLSTPFSNAPGYRNKHIKGLSNLLESPICITRTVNVSLFDGVDHGLEIVTVEQLEECSRKGHKEDGLDRNGLPRAQGDPNSLAMLMLTSGSTGNAKAVCLTHSMVLASVAGKSGACVLPPGRPFLNWIGLDHVGALVEIHIHALWENVDQVHVGTTDVVSSPFLFLDHLSRHRVSRSFAPNFFLASLVSASKRQPEQNTNQWDLSSLAFLVSGGEANDMQTCVEASALLERYGAPRNVIAPGFGMTETCAGCIYSTSCPDYDLERGYPVASLGTCIRGMEMRVRVSWGSGPGSDRQRRNALPNEPGDLEVRGTMVFGSYYRNPAATEQAFAEDGWFRTGDRALLDSNGRLCLVGRVKELVNINGVKTPIADIQLLLEQAVQGKEVVSRLFVFPSNNAHTEQVTVAYVPAKIEWEAEDVAIRMAEVDKSLTEACLLATASRPLIFALTPESMQLLPTTTLGKISRVKMRSLFERGLFAVDAARHRNLVNGVSRKGTPRNSKLTDVEAGILQDFTRERRGNLESGCDLDTPVWELGFTSMDLIRLKHALDKRFTMSLPVIAIMKNPTARALAAVVEDILQQNKKPQPIPTPLTNRTTSLPNYDPVIIFRPPPANPPSPENQTPTPLWLIHPGVGEVLVFIPLIHHLSLSSPQRPIYALRAPGFEPPNPHHEPSSPQLFTSITQAVTFYVSAIKRHQPKGPYCLAGYSYGSMLAFEMAKLLQQAGDSVKFLGVLNLPPRIKERMRYLNWNRCLINLAYFLGLVAGEEEMEELDRMLAREGDKGRALRGVLDVADVGRLAELGLGGGIGSVGGCGVWAAEYCRGL; from the coding sequence ATGAAGCCCTCGCCACATCACACCGGAATAGCGACCCTAGAGGACCTCTTGCAAAGCCGAGCAAGAAGCAGCCCGTGCCAACGCCTTCTGTTCTACGCCCCGGGAAACCCCAGCACTCCGACGGACATATCATATGCCCACCTGCTGGCTCTGGCAACCTCAAACTCGCGAGCCGTCCGTGCTCTCCCATCATTCCGAGAGCAGAAGCCAATCCTGCTTCATCTGGACAACCACCAAGACACAATCCTTTGGTTTTGGTCCATTCGGATGGCCAGAGGGCTCCCCGTACTTTCTACTCCATTCAGCAATGCCCCAGGTTACCGCAACAAGCACATCAAGGGCCTTTCAAACCTGCTAGAGTCTCCGATCTGCATTACACGGACTGTAAATGTCTCACTCTTCGACGGCGTGGATCATGGCCTTGAAATCGTGACTGTTGAGCAGTTGGAAGAATGCAGCAGGAAAGGACACAAAGAAGATGGATTGGATCGGAACGGCCTACCACGAGCACAAGGAGATCCAAACTCCCTGGCCATGCTGATGCTGACATCGGGGAGCACGGGCAACGCCAAAGCCGTGTGTCTGACTCACAGCATGGTGTTGGCATCAGTAGCAGGGAAGTCAGGGGCATGTGTTCTTCCGCCCGGTCGCCCGTTTCTGAATTGGATCGGCCTCGACCACGTCGGAGCCTTGGTCGAGATACACATTCACGCCCTGTGGGAAAACGTTGACCAGGTTCACGTCGGAACTACCGATGTTGTATCGTCACCGTTTCTCTTCCTGGACCATCTGAGTCGCCATCGTGTCTCCCGGTCCTTTGCGCCCAACTTCTTCCTGGCCAGTCTCGTATCAGCCAGCAAGAGGCAGCCGGAACAAAACACCAATCAGTGGGATCTTTCAAGCCTGGCATTTCTCGTGTCTGGGGGAGAGGCAAATGACATGCAGACATGCGTGGAAGCCTCGGCGCTTCTCGAACGGTATGGCGCGCCCAGGAATGTTATAGCCCCCGGGTTTGGAATGACCGAGACATGCGCTGGCTGCATCTACAGTACAAGCTGTCCAGACTATGATCTCGAGAGGGGCTACCCCGTTGCCTCACTCGGCACATGCATACGTGGCATGGAGATGCGAGTCCGAGTCAGCTGGGGATCTGGGCCCGGATCGGATCGGCAACGAAGAAACGCCTTGCCAAATGAGCCGGGCGATCTCGAGGTACGGGGCACCATGGTCTTTGGATCGTACTACAGAAACCCGGCGGCTACGGAGCAGGCATTTGCGGAGGATGGGTGGTTCCGCACCGGGGACCGCGCTCTGTTGGATTCTAATGGCCGCCTATGTCTGGTAGGACGTGTGAAAGAACTGGTCAACATCAACGGGGTGAAAACGCCCATCGCCGATATCCAGCTGCTCCTCGAACAGGCTGTTCAAGGGAAGGAAGTTGTCTCGCGTCTTTTTGTCTTTCCATCCAATAATGCTCACACGGAGCAAGTGACAGTTGCTTATGTGCCGGCCAAAATCGAATGGGAAGCCGAGGACGTTGCCATCCGAATGGCTGAGGTTGACAAAAGCCTAACGGAAGCCTGTCTATTGGCCACCGCCTCTCGCCCACTCATCTTTGCCTTGACTCCTGAATCAATGCAACTGctgccaacaacaacattgGGAAAGATTTCACGAGTCAAGATGAGATCTCTTTTTGAGAGAGGTCTCTTTGCCGTTGATGCTGCCCGACACCGCAACCTGGTAAACGGTGTCAGCAGAAAGGGGACGCCCAGGAACTCCAAGCTGACGGATGTGGAGGCCGGCATCCTCCAAGACTTTACCAGAGAACGACGAGGTAATTTGGAGAGCGGGTGTGACCTCGATACTCCTGTATGGGAGCTGGGCTTCACGTCCATGGACCTCATCCGCCTGAAACACGCCCTCGACAAGCGGTTCACCATGTCATTACccgtcatcgccatcatgAAGAACCCCACCGCTCGTGCCCTAGCAGCAGTAGTCGAGGACATCCTccagcaaaacaaaaaaccccaacccatcccaaccccccttaCCAACCgaaccacctccctccccaactaCGACCCTGTTATCATCTTCCGCCCACCACCCgccaaccctccctctcccgaaaaccaaacccccacccccctctggCTCATCCACCCCGGCGTGGGCGAAGTCCTCGTGttcatccccctcatccaccacctttccctctcctccccccaaagaCCAATCTACGCCCTCCGCGCCCCCGGCTTCGAGCCGCCCAATCCCCATCACgagccctcctccccccagttgttcacctccatcacccaagCCGTAACCTTTTACGTCTCGGCCATCAAACGCCACCAACCCAAAGGGCCGTACTGCCTGGCGGGTTACTCCTACGGCTCCATGCTCGCCTTCGAGATggccaagctcctccagcaagCCGGCGACAGCGTCAAGTTCCTCGGCGTCCTCAACCTGCCCCCGAGGATcaaggagaggatgaggtaCCTGAACTGGAACCGGTGCCTGATCAACCTCGCCTACTTCCTCGGCCTGGtcgcgggggaggaggagatggaggagctggacCGGATGCTGGCCCGGGAGGGGGACAAGGGCAGGGCTTTGCGGGGGGTGCTGGATGTGGCGGAtgtggggaggttggcggagCTGGGGCTGGGCGGGGGAATTGGCTCGGTGGGCGGATGTGGCGTATGGGCTGCAGAGTATTGCCGTGGATTATGA
- a CDS encoding hypothetical protein (antiSMASH:Cluster_4; COG:U; SMCOG1005:Drug resistance transporter; SMCOG1005: EmrB/QacA; EggNog:ENOG503NY96), which yields MEKQHVMVDPEYSAEPHTDPSLGDKSPDMTTVDVANGTLANNGSKPPSLADENNHNTPWDEKSQYLTGLKLVMVVSCMCLACFLMLIDTMVVSTAIPRITDEFNSLADIGWYATAYQFGSAAPQPLSGKVFAHFNNRFSFLAFFLIFELGSALCGAAVSSTMLIVGRAIAGVGAAGIINGALIIISCSVPMEKRPGLIGIVMGFNQLGLVIGPLIGGAFTSYSTWRWCFYINLPIGALVVLALFLFPVPEQSAKPPAMKVLVKLHKYLDLVGFCLFAPAVLQLILALSFGGVTYPWNSSQVIGLFCGAAATFLVWLLWNRHKGPDALLPPAMLARTAVWTSGLYQAFLMAAVYGAIFFLPIYFQAINNASPLLSGVYLLPTILPQLLMAASSGALIMAIGYVIPLATMSTVLLSVASGLYSLLRPGSPTGWWVGFQVLAGVGSGLGLQVAIIAIQAVVTGEELSSAMAFIVFTQSLGPAIVLTLCQLIFYSSLRVEIPREAPNADTEAVIAAGATGFRAIVPPDVLPGVLEAYANSINKVFYLVAAIAASCGLVLWGMGWKDLRKKPDGDGETADEEMGAPESQVSGGDNKGVE from the exons ATGGAGAAGCAGCATGTCATGGTGGACCCTGAGTATTCCGCCGAGCCACATACCGACCCGTCACTTGGCGACAAGTCTCCAGACATGACGACAGTTGATGTCGCTAATGGGACTTTGGCCAACAATGGCTCCAAACCACCTTCTTTGGCCGACGAAAACAATCACAACACACCATGGGATGAGAAAAGTCAGTATCTAACAGGCCTCAAGCTTGTTATGGTGGTTTCTTGTATGTGTTTGGCGTGTTTTCTCATGTTGATCGATACAATGGTGGTTAGCACC GCTATACCTCGCATAACAGATGAGTTCAACTCGCTCGCAGACATTGGCTGGTATGCGACGGCGTACCAGTTCGGGAG CGCAGCTCCACAGCCTCTGTCAGGCAAAGTTTTTGCACACTTCAACAACAGATTCTCGTTTCTTGCCTTTTTTCTCATCTTTGAGCTTGGATCGGCCCTCTGTGGTGCAGCGGTGTCTTCGACCATGTTGATTGTTGGCCGCGCAATCGCTGGTGTAGGGGCTGCGGGGATCATCAATGGTGCACTGATCATCATCTCTTGTTCCGTTCCCATGGAAAAACGCCCTG GCCTCATTGGAATTGTCATGGGAT TCAACCAACTTGGTCTGGTAATCGGACCTCTCATTGGGGGAGCGTTCACCTCTTACTCCACATGGCGATGGT GTTTCTACATCAACCTACCCATCGGCGCCCTGGTTGTTCTCGCGCTGTTCCTCTTCCCCGTTCCCGAACAGAGTGCCAAACCCCCAGCCATGAAGGTGCTTGTCAAGCTTCACAAATATCTCGACCTGGTAGGCTTCTGTCTGTTTGCACCAGCAGTCCTGCAGTTGATCTTGGCACTCAGCTTCGGCGGGGTGACATATCCCTGGAACTCCTCCCAAGTCATCGGGCTCTTCTGTGGCGCGGCGGCAACGTTTCTTGTCTGGCTGTTGTGGAACCGACACAAAGGACCTGACGCGTTACTGCCCCCCGCCATGCTGGCACGCACAGCAGTTTGGACTTCGGGTTTGTACCAGGCCTTTTTGATGGCGGCAGTGTACGGGGCCATATTCTTTCTGCCCATATACTTTCAGGCCATTAACAACGCCTCGCCTCTCCTGAGCGGGGTGTACCTCTTGCCGACCATCTTGCCGCAGCTGCTCATGGCGGCGTCTTCGGGAGCGTTGA TCATGGCTATCGGGTACGTGATACCTCTGGCCACAATGTCCACAGTCTTGCTTTCCGTAGCCAGTGGGCTGTACTCTCTTCTCAGGCCAGGCAGCCCGACAGGCTGGTGGGTCGGCTTCCAAGTGCTGGCTGGTGTTGGGTCGGGTCTGGGACTGCAGGTG GCCATCATCGCGATCCAAGCCGTCGTGACCGGGGAGGAACTCTCCTCGGCGATGGCCTTCATCGTCTTCACCCAATCGCTGGGCCCGGCCATCGTGCTCACCCTCTGTCAACTGATCTTCTACTCGAGTCTACGGGTGGAAATCCCCAGGGAGGCGCCCAACGCCGACACGGAAGCGGTCATTGCCGCAGGCGCCACCGGGTTCCGCGCGATAGTACCGCCTGACGTTCTTCCGGGTGTGCTTGAGGCATATGCGAACAGTATTAACAAAGTATTCTACTTGGTTGCCGCCATAGCAGCTTCTTGCGGCTTAGTTCTGTGGGGAATGGGGTGGAAAGATCTACGGAAGAAGCCggacggtgatggtgagacTGCCGATGAGGAAATGGGAGCTCCTGAGAGCCAGGTTTCAGGGGGTGACAATAAAGGTGTTGAGTAG